Proteins encoded together in one Camelina sativa cultivar DH55 chromosome 9, Cs, whole genome shotgun sequence window:
- the LOC104715286 gene encoding putative E3 ubiquitin-protein ligase ARI4 has translation MKKEGSLAREDAPKPAGKPSPDDFNDDDSYSLYFKGLMWKETTGFGVAIWGEEDDSLLFQMKRSLDDSFITVLEAELIALKRGLTEAASLGINHITIYCDDYRVLDLIMERSAPEQENIALIMDDVQRIRQQLPSSIAVLVTDQNQVKFAMDSINIRMPPSHKKTCGSCFDADGIKTELMLSSGLCRHQICVNCMKEHIEVRLQDGRSVPRCPRYGCISNLDLTSCAHLLTSKVQKMWERRIKQDSVPEWDRFHCPNTSCSAWMSRTKLFESTEEEGVRRCCFKCRKAFCIYCKVPWHSNLSCDEYKRSVPKPSIIVLRQCRSCQHTIELSEKRRDITCRCGYSFCFTCGAEWKLGGCSHHRQLDLILIGCFCYVFLVIVLAIYLLFITNT, from the exons ATGAAGAAAGAAGGCAGTCTAGCTCGAGAAGATGCCCCAAAACCCGCTGGAAAACCCTCACCGGACGACTTCAATGATGATGACTCCTACAGCCTTTACTTCAAGGGTTTGATGTGGAAGGAAACAACGGGGTTTGGGGTTGCAATTTGGGGAGAAGAGGATGATAGTCTCTTGTTTCAGATGAAGAGATCACTTGATGACTCTTTCATCACAGTTTTGGAGGCTGAGCTTATAGCATTGAAGCGAGGACTAACCGAAGCTGCGAGTTTAGGGATCAATCATATCACAATCTACTGCGATGATTATAGGGTTTTGGACTTG ATCATGGAGCGATCCGCGCCAGAGCAAGAGAATATCGCCTTGATCATGGATGATGTGCAACGCATCAGACAACAATTGCCATCTAGCATCGCTGTTCTTGTGACTGATCAAAATCAAGTCAAGTTTGCAATGGACTCAATAAACATACGTATGCCTCCGTCTCATAAGAAGACTTGCGGTAGCTGTTTCGACGCTGATGGTATCAAAACTGAGCTGATGCTTTCCTCTGGATTATGCCGTCATCAGATCTGCGTGAATTGCATGAAAGAACATATAGAAGTGAGACTACAAGACGGAAGAAGTGTACCGAGATGTCCTCGTTATGGGTGCATATCGAACCTAGATCTTACAAGCTGTGCTCATCTTTTGACATCTAAAGTACAAAAGATGTGGGAACGAAGGATCAAACAGGACTCGGTTCCTGAATGGGACAGGTTTCACTGCCCAAATACAAGTTGCTCAGCTTGGATGTCGAGAACTAAGCTATTCGAATCTACGGAAGAAGAGGGAGTTAGGAGATGCTGCTTTAAATGCCGTAAAGCCTTTTGCATCTACTGCAAAGTCCCATGGCATAGTAACTTGTCTTGCGATGAATACAAGAGATCGGTCCCAAAGCCTAGTATAATAGTGTTGCGACAATGTAGAAGTTGCCAACACACGATTGAACTATCGGAAAAACGCCGTGACATAACTTGCAG GTGTGGCTATTCGTTTTGCTTCACATGTGGGGCTGAATGGAAACTTGGAGGTTGCTCTCATCATCGCCAATTGGATTTGATATTGATTGGCTGTTTTTGCTACGTTTTCTTAGTAATTGTTTT
- the LOC104711005 gene encoding extensin-2-like isoform X2, which translates to MRSSSKMGPSAHLICALGVIIMATMVAAYEPYTYSSPPPPYSSPSPKVEYESSPPPYVSLPPLPYISPSPKVEYKSPPPPYVYSSPPPPPYYSPSPKVEYKSPPPPYVYSSPPPPYYSPSPKVDYKSPPPPYVYSSPPPPYYSPSPKVDYKSPPPPYVYSSPPPPYYSPSPKVEYKSPPPPYVYSSPPPPYYSPSPKVDYKSPPPPYVYSSPPPPYYSPAPKVDYKSPPPPYVYSSPPPPYYSPSPKVDYKSPPPPYVYSSPPPPYYSPSPKVYYKSPPPPYVYSSPPPPYYSPSPKVDYKSPPPPYVYSSPPPPYYSPSPKVYYKSPPPPYVYSSPPPPYYSPSPKVDYKSPPPPYVYSSPPPPYYSPSPKVYYKSPPPPYVYSSPPPPYYSPSPKVDYKSPPPPYVYSSPPPPYYSPSPKVYYKSPPPPYVYSSPPPPYYSPSPKVVYKSPPPPYVYKSPPPPYYSPAPKVNYKSPPPPYVYSSPPPPYYSPSPKVYYKSPPPPYIYSSPPPPYYSPAPKVHYKSPPPPYYSPSPKVYYKSPPHPHVCVCPPPPPCYSPSPKVVYKSPPPPYVYSSPPPPYYSPSPKVVYKSPPPPYVYSSPPPPYYSPAPKVDYKSPPPPYVYSSPPPPYYSPSPKVDYKSPPPPYVYSSPPPSYYSPSPKVDYKSPPPPYVYSSPPPPPYYSPSPKVEYKSPPPPSYSPSPKTEY; encoded by the exons ATGCGATCTTCTTCTAAGATGGGGCCTTCAGCCCATCTCATTTGCGCTCTAGGAGTTATCATCATGGCAACAATGGTTGCTGCATATGAGCCATACACGTAtagttctccaccaccaccgtattCTTCCCCATCTCCTAAGGTAGAATACGAGTCTTCCCCACCACCATACGTTTCTCTACCACCACTACCATATATCTCTCCATCGCCTAAGGTTGAATACaaatctcctcctccaccatatgtctacagttctccaccaccaccaccatactactcaccATCCCCCAAGGTTGAATACAAGTCTCCTCCCCCACCATATGTTTAtagctctccaccaccaccatattaTTCACCATCCCCTAAGGTGGACTACAAATCTCCTCCCCCACCATATGTTtacagttctccaccaccaccatactactcaccCTCTCCTAAGGTAGACTATAAGTCTCCCCCACCACCGTATGtttacagttccccaccaccaccttaCTACTCGCCTTCCCCTAAGGTTGAGTAcaaatctcctccaccaccatatgtttacagttccccaccaccaccatactactcaccatctcctaaggtagactacaaatctcctccaccaccgtatgtttacagttctccaccaccaccatactactctccagcccctaaggtagactacaagtctccaccaccaccatatgtctacagttctccaccaccaccatactactccccatcccctaaggtagactacaagtctccaccaccaccatatgtttacagttctccaccaccaccatactactcgcCTTCTCCTAAGGTGtactacaagtctccaccaccaccatatgtctacagttctccaccaccaccatactactccccatcccctaaggtagactacaagtctccaccaccaccatatgtttacagttctccaccaccaccatactactcgcCTTCTCCTAAGGTGtactacaagtctccaccaccaccatatgtctacagttctccaccaccaccatactactccccatcccctaaggtagactacaagtctccaccaccaccatatgtttacagttctccaccaccaccatactactcgcCTTCTCCTAAGGTGtactacaagtctccaccaccaccatatgtctacagttctccaccaccaccatactactccccatcccctaaggtagactacaagtctccaccaccaccatatgtttacagttctccaccaccaccatactactcgcCTTCTCCTAAGGTGtactacaagtctccaccaccaccatatgtctacagttctccaccaccaccatactactccccatcccctaaggttgtatacaaatctcctccaccaccatatgtttacaagtccccaccaccaccatactactcaccAGCCCCAAAGGTAAACTACAAATCTCCACCACCGCCATATGTTTAtagttctccaccaccaccatactactcgcCTTCTCCCAAGGTGtactacaagtctccaccaccaccatacatctacagttccccaccacctCCATACTACTCACCAGCCCCTAAGGTAcactacaagtctccaccaccaccatactactcgcCTTCTCCTAAGGTGtactacaagtctccaccacaTCCTCATGTATGTGTTtgtccaccacctcctccatgttattctccatcccctaaggttgtgtacaagtctcctccaccaccatatgtctacagttctccaccaccaccatactactccccatcccctaaggttgtatacaaatctcctccaccaccatatgtttacagttccccaccaccgCCATACTACTCACCAGCCCCTAAGGTAGAttacaagtctcctccaccaccatatgtctacagttctccaccaccaccatactactccccatcccctaag gtagactacaagtctccaccaccaccatatgtctacagctccccaccaccatCGTACTACTCACCTTCTCCTAAGGTGGACTAcaaatctcctccaccaccatatgtctacagttccccaccaccaccaccttatTACTCTCCCTCACCAAAGGTTGAGTACAAATCCCCACCTCCTCCATCATATTCACCTTCTCCAAAAACTGAGTATTAA
- the LOC104711005 gene encoding extensin-2-like isoform X3: MRSSSKMGPSAHLICALGVIIMATMVAAYEPYTYSSPPPPYSSPSPKVEYESSPPPYVSLPPLPYISPSPKVEYKSPPPPYVYSSPPPPPYYSPSPKVEYKSPPPPYVYSSPPPPYYSPSPKVDYKSPPPPYVYSSPPPPYYSPSPKVDYKSPPPPYVYSSPPPPYYSPSPKVEYKSPPPPYVYSSPPPPYYSPSPKVDYKSPPPPYVYSSPPPPYYSPAPKVDYKSPPPPYVYSSPPPPYYSPSPKVDYKSPPPPYVYSSPPPPYYSPSPKVYYKSPPPPYVYSSPPPPYYSPSPKVDYKSPPPPYVYSSPPPPYYSPSPKVYYKSPPPPYVYSSPPPPYYSPSPKVDYKSPPPPYVYSSPPPPYYSPSPKVYYKSPPPPYVYSSPPPPYYSPSPKVDYKSPPPPYVYSSPPPPYYSPSPKVYYKSPPPPYVYSSPPPPYYSPSPKVVYKSPPPPYVYKSPPPPYYSPAPKVNYKSPPPPYVYSSPPPPYYSPSPKVYYKSPPPPYIYSSPPPPYYSPAPKVVYKSPPPPYVYSSPPPPYYSPSPKVVYKSPPPPYVYSSPPPPYYSPAPKVDYKSPPPPYVYSSPPPPYYSPSPKVVYKSPPPPYVYSSPPPPYYSPSPKVDYKSPPPPYVYSSPPPSYYSPSPKVDYKSPPPPYVYSSPPPPPYYSPSPKVEYKSPPPPSYSPSPKTEY, from the exons ATGCGATCTTCTTCTAAGATGGGGCCTTCAGCCCATCTCATTTGCGCTCTAGGAGTTATCATCATGGCAACAATGGTTGCTGCATATGAGCCATACACGTAtagttctccaccaccaccgtattCTTCCCCATCTCCTAAGGTAGAATACGAGTCTTCCCCACCACCATACGTTTCTCTACCACCACTACCATATATCTCTCCATCGCCTAAGGTTGAATACaaatctcctcctccaccatatgtctacagttctccaccaccaccaccatactactcaccATCCCCCAAGGTTGAATACAAGTCTCCTCCCCCACCATATGTTTAtagctctccaccaccaccatattaTTCACCATCCCCTAAGGTGGACTACAAATCTCCTCCCCCACCATATGTTtacagttctccaccaccaccatactactcaccCTCTCCTAAGGTAGACTATAAGTCTCCCCCACCACCGTATGtttacagttccccaccaccaccttaCTACTCGCCTTCCCCTAAGGTTGAGTAcaaatctcctccaccaccatatgtttacagttccccaccaccaccatactactcaccatctcctaaggtagactacaaatctcctccaccaccgtatgtttacagttctccaccaccaccatactactctccagcccctaaggtagactacaagtctccaccaccaccatatgtctacagttctccaccaccaccatactactccccatcccctaaggtagactacaagtctccaccaccaccatatgtttacagttctccaccaccaccatactactcgcCTTCTCCTAAGGTGtactacaagtctccaccaccaccatatgtctacagttctccaccaccaccatactactccccatcccctaaggtagactacaagtctccaccaccaccatatgtttacagttctccaccaccaccatactactcgcCTTCTCCTAAGGTGtactacaagtctccaccaccaccatatgtctacagttctccaccaccaccatactactccccatcccctaaggtagactacaagtctccaccaccaccatatgtttacagttctccaccaccaccatactactcgcCTTCTCCTAAGGTGtactacaagtctccaccaccaccatatgtctacagttctccaccaccaccatactactccccatcccctaaggtagactacaagtctccaccaccaccatatgtttacagttctccaccaccaccatactactcgcCTTCTCCTAAGGTGtactacaagtctccaccaccaccatatgtctacagttctccaccaccaccatactactccccatcccctaaggttgtatacaaatctcctccaccaccatatgtttacaagtccccaccaccaccatactactcaccAGCCCCAAAGGTAAACTACAAATCTCCACCACCGCCATATGTTTAtagttctccaccaccaccatactactcgcCTTCTCCCAAGGTGtactacaagtctccaccaccaccatacatctacagttccccaccacctCCATACTACTCACCAGCCCCTAAG gttgtgtacaagtctcctccaccaccatatgtctacagttctccaccaccaccatactactccccatcccctaaggttgtatacaaatctcctccaccaccatatgtttacagttccccaccaccgCCATACTACTCACCAGCCCCTAAGGTAGAttacaagtctcctccaccaccatatgtctacagttctccaccaccaccatactactccccatcccctaaggttgtatacaaatctcctccaccaccatatgtctacagttctccaccaccaccatactactccccatcccctaaggtagactacaagtctccaccaccaccatatgtctacagctccccaccaccatCGTACTACTCACCTTCTCCTAAGGTGGACTAcaaatctcctccaccaccatatgtctacagttccccaccaccaccaccttatTACTCTCCCTCACCAAAGGTTGAGTACAAATCCCCACCTCCTCCATCATATTCACCTTCTCCAAAAACTGAGTATTAA
- the LOC104711005 gene encoding extensin-2-like isoform X1 — protein MRSSSKMGPSAHLICALGVIIMATMVAAYEPYTYSSPPPPYSSPSPKVEYESSPPPYVSLPPLPYISPSPKVEYKSPPPPYVYSSPPPPPYYSPSPKVEYKSPPPPYVYSSPPPPYYSPSPKVDYKSPPPPYVYSSPPPPYYSPSPKVDYKSPPPPYVYSSPPPPYYSPSPKVEYKSPPPPYVYSSPPPPYYSPSPKVDYKSPPPPYVYSSPPPPYYSPAPKVDYKSPPPPYVYSSPPPPYYSPSPKVDYKSPPPPYVYSSPPPPYYSPSPKVYYKSPPPPYVYSSPPPPYYSPSPKVDYKSPPPPYVYSSPPPPYYSPSPKVYYKSPPPPYVYSSPPPPYYSPSPKVDYKSPPPPYVYSSPPPPYYSPSPKVYYKSPPPPYVYSSPPPPYYSPSPKVDYKSPPPPYVYSSPPPPYYSPSPKVYYKSPPPPYVYSSPPPPYYSPSPKVVYKSPPPPYVYKSPPPPYYSPAPKVNYKSPPPPYVYSSPPPPYYSPSPKVYYKSPPPPYIYSSPPPPYYSPAPKVHYKSPPPPYYSPSPKVYYKSPPHPHVCVCPPPPPCYSPSPKVVYKSPPPPYVYSSPPPPYYSPSPKVVYKSPPPPYVYSSPPPPYYSPAPKVDYKSPPPPYVYSSPPPPYYSPSPKVVYKSPPPPYVYSSPPPPYYSPSPKVDYKSPPPPYVYSSPPPSYYSPSPKVDYKSPPPPYVYSSPPPPPYYSPSPKVEYKSPPPPSYSPSPKTEY, from the coding sequence ATGCGATCTTCTTCTAAGATGGGGCCTTCAGCCCATCTCATTTGCGCTCTAGGAGTTATCATCATGGCAACAATGGTTGCTGCATATGAGCCATACACGTAtagttctccaccaccaccgtattCTTCCCCATCTCCTAAGGTAGAATACGAGTCTTCCCCACCACCATACGTTTCTCTACCACCACTACCATATATCTCTCCATCGCCTAAGGTTGAATACaaatctcctcctccaccatatgtctacagttctccaccaccaccaccatactactcaccATCCCCCAAGGTTGAATACAAGTCTCCTCCCCCACCATATGTTTAtagctctccaccaccaccatattaTTCACCATCCCCTAAGGTGGACTACAAATCTCCTCCCCCACCATATGTTtacagttctccaccaccaccatactactcaccCTCTCCTAAGGTAGACTATAAGTCTCCCCCACCACCGTATGtttacagttccccaccaccaccttaCTACTCGCCTTCCCCTAAGGTTGAGTAcaaatctcctccaccaccatatgtttacagttccccaccaccaccatactactcaccatctcctaaggtagactacaaatctcctccaccaccgtatgtttacagttctccaccaccaccatactactctccagcccctaaggtagactacaagtctccaccaccaccatatgtctacagttctccaccaccaccatactactccccatcccctaaggtagactacaagtctccaccaccaccatatgtttacagttctccaccaccaccatactactcgcCTTCTCCTAAGGTGtactacaagtctccaccaccaccatatgtctacagttctccaccaccaccatactactccccatcccctaaggtagactacaagtctccaccaccaccatatgtttacagttctccaccaccaccatactactcgcCTTCTCCTAAGGTGtactacaagtctccaccaccaccatatgtctacagttctccaccaccaccatactactccccatcccctaaggtagactacaagtctccaccaccaccatatgtttacagttctccaccaccaccatactactcgcCTTCTCCTAAGGTGtactacaagtctccaccaccaccatatgtctacagttctccaccaccaccatactactccccatcccctaaggtagactacaagtctccaccaccaccatatgtttacagttctccaccaccaccatactactcgcCTTCTCCTAAGGTGtactacaagtctccaccaccaccatatgtctacagttctccaccaccaccatactactccccatcccctaaggttgtatacaaatctcctccaccaccatatgtttacaagtccccaccaccaccatactactcaccAGCCCCAAAGGTAAACTACAAATCTCCACCACCGCCATATGTTTAtagttctccaccaccaccatactactcgcCTTCTCCCAAGGTGtactacaagtctccaccaccaccatacatctacagttccccaccacctCCATACTACTCACCAGCCCCTAAGGTAcactacaagtctccaccaccaccatactactcgcCTTCTCCTAAGGTGtactacaagtctccaccacaTCCTCATGTATGTGTTtgtccaccacctcctccatgttattctccatcccctaaggttgtgtacaagtctcctccaccaccatatgtctacagttctccaccaccaccatactactccccatcccctaaggttgtatacaaatctcctccaccaccatatgtttacagttccccaccaccgCCATACTACTCACCAGCCCCTAAGGTAGAttacaagtctcctccaccaccatatgtctacagttctccaccaccaccatactactccccatcccctaaggttgtatacaaatctcctccaccaccatatgtctacagttctccaccaccaccatactactccccatcccctaaggtagactacaagtctccaccaccaccatatgtctacagctccccaccaccatCGTACTACTCACCTTCTCCTAAGGTGGACTAcaaatctcctccaccaccatatgtctacagttccccaccaccaccaccttatTACTCTCCCTCACCAAAGGTTGAGTACAAATCCCCACCTCCTCCATCATATTCACCTTCTCCAAAAACTGAGTATTAA